One stretch of Jiangella gansuensis DSM 44835 DNA includes these proteins:
- a CDS encoding carbohydrate ABC transporter permease → MATDTAHADARSGAPARKRKSKPKRPFLHRPAVVAMVFLLPFLVLYVVFRVYAVGYAVVLSFQEIQGIGGSAEWTGVDNYRRLLTDRTGFTALRNTMLYTVGTLLVLIPVPFVLAAILRSRWVARQSMFRSILFLPVLTSLVVVGVVFSLLLSTNGLLNSFLGLFGVPAQAWLETQHLAIPAMIIMATWRWTGINIIYFTTGLSNIPNELYESAAVDGAGPIRQFWHLSVPLSKPIILFVTVLTIFGGFQLFVEPLILWGSGGGPGQGGLSAVVHLYRTAFTSFDLGYASAIGVVLAAIIMVFSLIVLKAFGFFAKDDER, encoded by the coding sequence ATGGCGACAGACACCGCACACGCCGATGCGCGATCCGGCGCACCTGCGCGCAAGCGCAAGAGCAAGCCGAAGAGGCCGTTCCTGCACCGTCCGGCGGTCGTGGCGATGGTGTTCCTCCTGCCGTTCCTCGTGCTCTATGTCGTCTTTCGCGTCTACGCGGTCGGCTACGCGGTGGTCCTGAGCTTCCAGGAGATCCAGGGAATCGGCGGCTCGGCTGAGTGGACGGGCGTGGACAACTACCGGCGCCTGCTGACGGACCGGACAGGCTTCACGGCACTGCGGAACACCATGCTGTACACGGTCGGCACGCTGTTGGTGCTGATCCCGGTGCCGTTCGTCCTCGCTGCGATCCTGCGCTCGCGCTGGGTGGCACGACAGTCGATGTTCCGTTCCATCCTGTTCCTGCCCGTACTCACCTCGCTCGTCGTGGTGGGCGTGGTGTTCTCCCTGCTGCTTTCCACGAACGGCTTGCTGAACAGCTTCCTCGGACTGTTCGGAGTGCCCGCGCAGGCATGGCTGGAAACCCAGCATCTGGCAATCCCAGCGATGATCATCATGGCCACGTGGCGGTGGACCGGGATCAACATCATCTACTTCACCACCGGCCTGTCCAACATCCCGAACGAGCTCTACGAGTCAGCTGCTGTCGACGGTGCCGGACCGATCCGGCAGTTCTGGCATCTGTCGGTGCCGCTGTCGAAACCGATCATCCTGTTCGTCACGGTCCTGACGATCTTCGGCGGATTCCAGCTCTTCGTGGAGCCGCTGATCCTCTGGGGCTCAGGCGGCGGGCCGGGCCAAGGTGGGCTGAGCGCTGTGGTGCACCTCTACCGCACGGCGTTCACATCCTTCGATCTCGGATACGCGTCCGCGATCGGGGTCGTCCTGGCCGCGATCATCATGGTGTTCTCGTTGATCGTGCTGAAGGCGTTCGGCTTCTTCGCAAAGGACGACGAACGATGA
- a CDS encoding carbohydrate ABC transporter permease has product MTVAQRKPLARSGTPRRPTAKKIAMTSVVAVVAIAFLIPFYWLLVSSLREPQRIFADAGEFFPSSLTLQNFRTVFNETPVVSWFANSVILTVGSTVGSLIVVTMAAYALAQIRFPFRNTIFVSILASQMLPFHLLLIPLFLLMIQLNLIDTHLGVIVPMLAHPFGLFYMRQYMLGLPQAVFDAARVDGASDYRIFFRIVLPMVKPALATLAIIFSLEQWNDLLWPLIVMRSEGNYPLAVGMTTLVGLYRPRWDLVIAVAVIAVVPIMIMFVLLRKQFINGLGQFGTGSK; this is encoded by the coding sequence ATGACCGTTGCCCAGCGCAAACCTCTCGCCCGCAGCGGTACACCTCGTCGCCCGACGGCGAAGAAGATCGCCATGACGTCGGTGGTCGCGGTGGTCGCGATAGCGTTCCTGATCCCGTTCTACTGGCTTCTGGTCAGTTCGCTGCGCGAGCCGCAGCGCATCTTCGCCGACGCAGGTGAGTTCTTTCCGTCGTCGCTCACGCTGCAGAACTTCCGGACCGTGTTCAACGAGACGCCCGTCGTCTCGTGGTTCGCGAACTCGGTGATCCTCACCGTGGGGTCGACAGTCGGCTCCCTGATCGTGGTCACGATGGCCGCCTATGCGCTGGCGCAGATCAGGTTCCCGTTCCGCAACACGATCTTCGTGTCCATCCTCGCCTCGCAGATGTTGCCGTTCCATCTGTTGCTGATTCCGTTGTTCCTGCTGATGATCCAGCTCAACCTGATCGACACGCATCTCGGGGTCATCGTGCCGATGCTGGCGCATCCGTTCGGACTGTTCTACATGCGCCAGTACATGCTCGGCCTGCCGCAGGCGGTGTTCGACGCGGCGCGGGTGGACGGAGCGTCCGACTACCGGATCTTCTTCCGGATCGTGCTCCCGATGGTGAAGCCGGCGCTGGCAACGCTCGCGATCATCTTCTCGCTCGAGCAGTGGAACGATCTGCTCTGGCCGCTCATCGTCATGCGATCCGAGGGCAACTACCCGCTGGCTGTGGGCATGACCACGCTCGTCGGCCTGTACCGGCCGCGATGGGACCTGGTGATCGCGGTCGCGGTGATCGCCGTAGTGCCGATCATGATCATGTTCGTGCTCCTGCGAAAGCAGTTCATCAACGGGCTCGGGCAGTTCGGCACCGGCAGCAAGTGA